The following DNA comes from Corynebacterium atrinae.
CATGAGATCGATTACGTGGCTGACCGTGCGGAACTGGCCGTTCGTGCCGGATGCCGCCAACTTCGACAGCATGTACTCGTAGAGATCGCCGGCCATGTCCTTGTTGGGGAACGAGAGGGCGTCGATAAGCTCCATAACGGTGAGCAACGTGCCCGGGCTGTCGATGCCGAACGTTGCATTGCGCATGTGGCGGGCAAAGCCCGCGCTGCCCAGCCCCTCACGGAGGAACGGGAACACCTCAGTATCAATCACCTGTCGGCGCTGGGAGCCGTCCGGAATCTGCATCAGCTCCCGCCACCGCAGGTGAAGACTGTTGGCGGGGATGACATCCGCAGCATCGACGCCGAGGGTGCGTTGGAACTCCGCACTCGCCTGACGCTCATCCAGCTGCTTCAAAAATAGCAGGAAGGTGAACTGCTCAATGACAGTCATCGGATTAGAAATACCGCCGGACCAGAATGCATCCCAGATGCGGTCAACCTGATTGCGGAGAGGGCCAGTGATCATAAGAGTCGAGCCTATCGGGTGGGTGTGGGGCTTGGGGCACCTCGGGGCAGGTGACTGGCAGTGATCGGGGCCGAAACGAAAAAGATGTCGATCTCTGGTCCGAATATCGACATATTCTCGGGATCTGTTTAGGCTGTCGACATGAGCGATGTCCGCGCGCGACCCCACCCAGATCGCCCCTACAATAACCTCCCAGCTCTGCCGCCGGATAAGCCAGTGGAGACGATCTCCGTGCTCAAGGCTGTTATCCGTGCCCGTGAACAACTCGCAGCACTTGACACGGCCTGTCGACTGATTCCGAATCCCTACATCATTACCTCTACCATTCCGCTCCGTGAGGCCCAGGCCTCGACAGAGATCGAGAACATCGTCACCACCAATGATGAGCTCTTCCGAGCCGCGTGGAACGTCGACCTGGATCCCACGCCAGCGACCAAAGAAGCCTTGCGCTATCGGGAAGCGCTCCATGCGGGAGTAGCAAATCTCACTGATCGGCCGGTGTCACTCAAATCAGCTGAGCAGATCGGTAGCATCCTTCTGGGACGACCAGCCCTCATACGGTCCACTCCTGGCACCTACATTGGTGATCCTCGTCGAGGGACCCGCGTGTATACCCCTCCCGAAGGGAAAGAGGTCCTAGAAGGGCACTTGACCGCCTGGGAGAGGTTCATATACTCCGAGCATGGGGTGGATCCCCTTGTGCTGATGGCCATGACTCATTACCAGTTTGAAGCGATTCACCCGTTCCATGACGGCAATGGACGTACCGGCCGTATCCTCAACGTCTTGCTGCTCATCCAGGAAGGGCTCTTGCGTCTTCCTGTACTCTATTTGTCCGGCTTCATCGTGAGCAACAAGGATTCCTATTATCGGTTGCTCCGCGGAGTGACGGAAAACTCTGAATGGGAACAATGGATTCTGTTTATGGTCCGGGGGGTGGAGGAGGCAGCACGAGAGGCCTTCGAGCTCATCGGTCGCCTGCGTGGGCTCCAAGAGGACACTGCTGCCCGAATCCGCTCCCTCGGTGGAAGCGTGCCGGCAGCTGAGATGGCAGAGCTTCTCATTATTAACCCGTACATCCGTATCCAGGATGTTGTTGACTCTGGACTGGCCAAGCGGCAGACAGCGTCCGTCTGGCTTTCATCTCTAGTGGAGGCGGGGATGCTCGTAGAGGTCAAGATCGGGCGGCAGAAAATCTTCATCAACTCCGCCGCGCTTAATATCCTGACCAGTGCCTAAACATCAACATGTCGATCTAAGGCTTAAAAATCGACACGTTTCCTGGATGTGGTGATGCCATCGACATATCGGGGCGAACGCACGTTCCGCCCCACCCCGCCGACTGCCCCCTTTACCCCACCCCAGCAGAGCTGTTGATACGGGTGAGGCGCGAGTTGAGATTGATGGCGATCGCCTGATTTCCGGTGAACAGGTCGAGGGGGTTGCCGTAGGCGTCGAAGGGTGCCTCCAGCAGCTCCTTCGTCTCCAAGTAACCGCTGTGCAGCAGGGCGTCCAAGATCGTGTGCATGAACCCGATCTGGTTGGCCGTCAGCGTGGAACCCTGAAGCAGGTCAGAGAACTTGGCTCGCACCGCGTCCTCGTTCAGGCTGGCGAGACGACGGATGAGCTCCGGGATCAATGGGCGGGCGGTGCGCAGGGCGGGGCCTCTCCTCAACAAGTGAGGTGCTGATGATTTTCGCAACGTCGGAAGGCAGGCCGAAATCGGTGACCACGGCTTAGTGAGACAGCATCAACCCGCAGGGGTCTCCCGGCGATCTGCCTTCTCCGCGAACTCGTCCAGAAGATCGAGGATGTCTGGGGCCTGCCAGGCGTGGCGGTTCTTGGCCACCTGTGCGCTGAGGACGACGCCGTCGGCCTCCAGCCGCTCCAGGGCCTTGCGCGTGTTGGCAGGGGTGACGGATAGCTCGGCGGCGAGGCGGGGGGGGGGGGCGTCGATAAGCGGTTGTCTGATGAGCACATCGAGGATGCGCCAGTCAGTAGCATCGTGCCGGGCTGTGACCTGGTGCTCCCAGGAGGCGCGGACGTCGGCGATCTCCTTGCCTAGCCAGGCGCCCAGTTTTGTGGCCCGCAGTGCTGCTTCGGCGACCAACTGCACGATCGGCGCGATGTCACCGGCGCGGTAGCTAGTCAGCGCGTCGAAGTAAGAACCGGGGCTGCGGAGAATGCCTGCCGATAGGGGGAGCGTGCCGTTGACGGTAAGTCCGCGATGCCGCAGTACTGTGTGAATAAGGGCACGGCCGGTGCGACCGTTGCCGTCGACGAAGGGATGGATTGTCTCAAACTGGGCGTGGGCAATCGCGGCATGGACGAGTGCGGGCACGTTTGAACGCTGCATCCACACGTCGAGGTCGGCCATCAGTGAGGGGAGGTGGCGTTGATGCGGGGCGGTGTACATCGAATCGACAGGGTGCAGGTCACTTCCCCCGATCCACACGGGTTCTTCGAGGTAGCGTCCCGCAATCTGTGGTTGGCTGTCGCGGAGAAGTAGGCCGTGCTTGTCTAAAATTCGCGACTCGTTGGGGAGACTGTCGCTGGCGATCGCCGCGTCTATCTGAGCGGTGGCGGTGACAATGAGTGCGGCGTTGCTGGTTCCAACCACACCAAGGAGTTCCGCCTCCAAAATGCAGCGAGCGGAGGATGTCAGTTGTTCGATGCGGGAGGATGCAACCGATTCGCCTCGTAGCAATAAGGGGGTGAAGGGAGCCCGGTTGCCGCTTGGGTGGCGTCGGAACGAGAAATGGCGATAGTGGCCTGATCGACCTTCGCAAGTAGCTCTGTGCTGAGGAAGGGCACGGCCTCGCCGATATGGAGGGCAAGCGCGGAAGGGTAGGTTGTCGGCTGTTTCGCACGGGCGCGTGCGGAAAGCGCCGAACGAGACGACCAGGGGAGGCCTAAGAGGAAACATGCGGCCAGGGGCTCGTGGGGTC
Coding sequences within:
- a CDS encoding Fic family protein, producing the protein MSDVRARPHPDRPYNNLPALPPDKPVETISVLKAVIRAREQLAALDTACRLIPNPYIITSTIPLREAQASTEIENIVTTNDELFRAAWNVDLDPTPATKEALRYREALHAGVANLTDRPVSLKSAEQIGSILLGRPALIRSTPGTYIGDPRRGTRVYTPPEGKEVLEGHLTAWERFIYSEHGVDPLVLMAMTHYQFEAIHPFHDGNGRTGRILNVLLLIQEGLLRLPVLYLSGFIVSNKDSYYRLLRGVTENSEWEQWILFMVRGVEEAAREAFELIGRLRGLQEDTAARIRSLGGSVPAAEMAELLIINPYIRIQDVVDSGLAKRQTASVWLSSLVEAGMLVEVKIGRQKIFINSAALNILTSA
- a CDS encoding type I restriction-modification enzyme R subunit C-terminal domain-containing protein is translated as MRRGPALRTARPLIPELIRRLASLNEDAVRAKFSDLLQGSTLTANQIGFMHTILDALLHSGYLETKELLEAPFDAYGNPLDLFTGNQAIAINLNSRLTRINSSAGVG
- a CDS encoding Fic family protein, with amino-acid sequence MVGTSNAALIVTATAQIDAAIASDSLPNESRILDKHGLLLRDSQPQIAGRYLEEPVWIGGSDLHPVDSMYTAPHQRHLPSLMADLDVWMQRSNVPALVHAAIAHAQFETIHPFVDGNGRTGRALIHTVLRHRGLTVNGTLPLSAGILRSPGSYFDALTSYRAGDIAPIVQLVAEAALRATKLGAWLGKEIADVRASWEHQVTARHDATDWRILDVLIRQPLIDAPPPRLAAELSVTPANTRKALERLEADGVVLSAQVAKNRHAWQAPDILDLLDEFAEKADRRETPAG